The Mus caroli chromosome 1, CAROLI_EIJ_v1.1, whole genome shotgun sequence genome has a window encoding:
- the LOC110300981 gene encoding contactin-2: MGAPARKRASLLLLLLATMALVSSPGWSFSQGTPATFGPVFEEQPVGLLFPEESAEDQVTLACRARASPPATYRWKMNGTEMSLEPGSRHQLMGGNLVIMSPTKAQDAGVYQCLASNPVGTVVSKEAVLRFGFLQEFSKEERDPVKTHEGWGVMLPCNPPAHYPGLSYRWLLNEFPNFIPTDGRHFVSQTTGNLYIARTNASDLGNYSCLATSHLDFSTKSVFSKFAQLNLAAEDPRLFAPSIKARFPPETYALVGQQVTLECFAFGNPVPRIKWRKVDGSLSPQWGTAEPTLQIPSVSFEDEGTYECEAENSKGRDTVQGRIIVQAQPEWLKVISDTEADIGSNLRWGCAAAGKPRPMVRWLRNGEPLASQNRVEVLAGDLRFSKLNLEDSGMYQCVAENKHGTIYASAELAVQALAPDFRQNPVRRLIPAARGGEITIPCQPRAAPKATILWSKGTEILGNSTRVTVTLDGTLIIRNISRSDEGKYTCFAENFMGKANSTGILSVRDATKITLAPSSADINVGDNLTLQCHASHDPTMDLTFTWTLDDFPVDFDKPGGHYRRASVKETIGDLTILNAQLRHGGTYTCMAQTVVDGASKEATVLVRGPPGPPGGVVVRDIGDTTVQLSWSRGFDNHSPIAKYTLQARTPPSGKWKQVRTNPVNIEGNAETAQVLGLMPWMDYEFRVSASNILGTGEPSGPSSKIRTKEAVPSVAPSGLSGGGGAPGELTINWTPMSREYQNGDGFGYLLSFRRQGSSSWQTARVPGADTQYFVYSNDSIHPYTPFEVKIRSYNRRGDGPESLTAIVYSAEEEPKVAPAKVWAKGSSSSEMNVSWEPVLQDMNGILLGYEIRYWKAGDKEAAADRVRTAGLDSSARVTGLYPNTKYHVTVRAYNRAGTGPASPSADAMTMKPPPRRPPGNISWTFSSSSLSLKWDPVVPLRNESTVTGYKMLYQNDLQPTPMLHLTSKNWIEIPVPEDIGHALVQIRTTGPGGDGMPAEVHIVRNGGTSMMVESAAVRPAHPGPVFSCMVVLMLAGCQRL; the protein is encoded by the exons GATGGAGTTTTTCCCAGGGAACCCCAGCTACCTTTGGACCCGTCTTTGAAGAGCAACCTGTTGGCCTGCTATTCCCAGAGGAGTCTGCAGAGGATCAGGTGACACTGGCGTGCCGTGCCCGAGCTAGCCCTCCAGCCACCTATAG GTGGAAGATGAACGGCACAGAGATGAGCCTGGAACCTGGCTCCCGTCACCAGCTGATGGGGGGCAACCTGGTCATCATGAGTCCCACCAAGGCACAGGATGCTGGTGTCTACCAATGCCTAGCCTCTAACCCAGTAGGCACTGTCGTCAGCAAGGAAGCTGTCCTCCGCTTCGGCT TTCTACAGGAATTCTCCAAGGAGGAGAGAGACCCTGTGAAAACCCACGAGGGCTGGGGGGTGATGCTGCCCTGTAACCCACCTGCCCACTACCCAG GTTTGTCCTACCGCTGGCTCCTCAACGAGTTCCCCAACTTCATCCCAACGGATGGGCGTCACTTCGTGTCCCAGACCACAGGGAACCTGTACATCGCCCGCACCAATGCCTCGGACCTGGGCAACTACTCTTGCCTGGCTACCAGCCACCTGGACTTCTCCACCAAGAGCGTCTTCAGCAAATTCGCGCAGCTCAACCTGGCTGCTGAAG atCCCCGACTCTTTGCTCCCAGTATCAAAGCCCGGTTCCCCCCAGAGACCTACGCACTGGTTGGGCAGCAGGTCACCCTGGAGTGCTTTGCCTTTGGGAA CCCTGTTCCCAGGATAAAGTGGCGCAAAGTAGATGGTTCCTTGTCCCCTCAGTGGGGCACAGCAGAGCCCACCCTGCAGATCCCCAGCGTGAGCTTTGAAGATGAGGGTACCTACGAATGTGAGGCAGAGAACTCCAAGGGCCGTGACACCGTCCAGGGACGCATCATTGTGCAAG CTCAGCCTGAGTGGCTAAAGGTGATCTCAGACACAGAAGCCGACATTGGTTCCAACTTACGCTGGGGCTGTGCCGCAGCAGGCAAGCCTCGGCCCATGGTGCGCTGGCTGAGAAACGGGGAGCCTCTGGCCTCCCAG AACCGGGTAGAGGTCTTGGCTGGGGACCTGCGATTCTCTAAGCTGAACCTGGAGGACTCTGGCATGTACCAGTGTGTGGCAGAAAACAAGCATGGCACCATCTATGCCAGTGCTGAGCTGGCTGTACAAG ctctggcCCCAGACTTCAGGCAGAACCCTGTGAGGCGGCTGATCCCTGCAGCCCGAGGGGGAGAGATCACTATCCCGTGCCAGCCCCGTGCGGCTCCAAAAGCTACAATACTGTGGAGCAAGGGTACTGAGATTCTGGGGAACAGTACCAG AGTGACTGTCACTTTGGACGGCACCTTGATTATCAGAAACATCAGTCGATCAGATGAAGGCAAATATACCTGCTTTGCTGAGAACTTCATGGGCAAAGCCAACAGTACCGGGATCCTGTCTGTGCGAG ATGCAACGAAGATCACTCTAGCTCCTTCGAGTGCTGACATCAATGTGGGTGATAACCTGACTCTACAGTGCCACGCCTCGCATGACCCCACTATGGACCTCACGTTCACCTGGACCCTGGATGACTTCCCTGTTGACTTTGATAAGCCTGGAGGTCACTACCGGAGAGCCAGCGTG AAGGAGACCATCGGGGACCTGACTATCCTGAATGCCCAGCTACGCCACGGAGGGACATACACATGCATGGCCCAGACAGTGGTGGACGGTGCATCCAAGGAGGCTACAGTCCTGGTCCGAG GTCCCCCAGGTCCCCCTGGGGGTGTGGTGGTGAGAGACATTGGAGACACTACTGTTCAGCTTAGCTGGAGTCGTGGCTTTGACAATCACAGCCCCATTGCCAAGTACACCCTGCAAGCACGGACTCCACCCTCAGGGAAATGGAAGCAGGTTCGGACCA ATCCTGTGAATATCGAGGGCAACGCGGAGACTGCCCAGGTGCTGGGGCTCATGCCTTGGATGGACTATGAGTTTCGGGTTTCAGCTAGCAACATCTTGGGCACTGGGGAGCCCAGCGGCCCCTCCAGCAAAATTCGCACTAAGGAAGCAG TCCCCTCTGTGGCACCATCTGGACTCAGTGGAGGGGGAGGAGCCCCTGGAGAGCTTACCATCAACTGGACT CCCATGTCACGGGAGTACCAGAATGGAGACGGCTTCGGCTACCTGCTGTCCTTCCGCAGGCAAGGCAGCTCCAGTTGGCAGACGGCCCGGGTGCCCGGTGCTGATACCCAGTACTTCGTCTACAGCAATGACAGCATCCATCCCTACACACCCTTTGAGGTCAAGATCCGAAGCTACAATCGCCGGGGGGATGGGCCCGAGAGCCTCACTGCCATCGTGTACTCGGCAGAGGAAG AGCCCAAGGTGGCCCCTGCCAAGGTCTGGGCCAAGGGTTCCTCATCCTCAGAGATGAACGTGAGCTGGGAGCCTGTGCTACAAGACATGAACGGCATCCTCCTGGGATATGAG ATTCGCTACTGGAAAGCCGGGGACAAAGAAGCAGCCGCTGACCGAGTGAGGACGGCAGGGCTAGACTCCAGTGCCCGAGTCACCGGCCTGTACCCCAACACCAAGTACCACGTAACTGTGAGGGCCTACAACCGGGCTGGCACCGGACCAGCTAGCCCTTCAGCTGATGCCATGACCATGAAGCCCC cACCACGGCGACCTCCTGGTAACATCTCCTGGACTTTCTCAAGTTCCAGCCTCAGCCTTAAGTGGGACCCTGTGGTTCCTCTCCGAAATGAATCTACAGTCACTGGCTACAAG ATGTTGTATCAGAATGACCTGCAGCCAACTCCTATGCTCCACCTCACCAGCAAGAACTGGATAGAAATACCAGTACCTGAAGACATCGGTCACGCTCTGGTGCAGATTCGAACCACGGGGCCTGGAGGGGATGGGATGCCAGCCGAAGTCCACATTGTGAGAAATGGAG GCACCAGCATGATGGTAGAGAGCGCAGCTGTCCGCCCTGCACATCCTGgccctgtgttctcctgcatggTTGTACTGATGCTCGCCGGCTGCCAGAGGCTCTGA